ATATCGCCGCAACCGACCACCAACACCCGGCGCCCGCGCAGGCTGCGCGACAGGCGGTGATCCCAACGCTGCTCGACCTGCGCCGCCAGGCGGGCGAACAGGCGCCGCTCGTGGGCCAGCATATGGCCGAGCACGTATTCGGCCATCACTTGACCGAAGATGCCGACAGCGCGGGTCAGGCGGTAATCACGCGGCAATCCATGGGCCAGCAACGGCGTGATACCGGCCCAGGTCGACTGCAACCACTGTGGGCGCACACCTTGGCGCAGCAAGGGTGCGAGCAGATCGGGTTGCCCCAGCCAGACGTCGCAATCATCGGCCAGCGCATGCAGCGCTTCGGGCTGTGCGCCGGCTACCAGTTGCAGTGCCGGACAGGCCATGCGGATGCGCTCGGCATAGCGTGCGTGATCATCCTCGGCGATCAGCAGGCGCATCGTTTACACCGGGTCGTTGCGGCGCAGCAGCTCGTCGGGCAGATGCTGGATGTATTCCTCCTCGGGCGGCGGCATCTGCAGGTGATAACCCTGTTTCTCGAGATTCTCCAGCACCAGGCTGATGTCCTCGCGAGCCAACTGACGCTCCGGGCTGAGCACCAGATCGAAGGCATGCGCGGGCGGGCCGAACACCGCGAGCAGCCCTTCGGGCACTCGGGTCAGCGCCTCGGCCTTGAGCACGTAGAGGTACATCTCGTTCTTGCGCGGGCTTTTGTAGATGGAACAGATGCGTTTCACGCGGATTCTCCTTCGGCGGCCAGGCAGTCAAGCAAAGCCTGGCCCATCAGCTCCCGGCGCCAGCCGCGCAGGGAGTCGGGCAATTGATAAGGGCCATGCGGATAACCGCTTTTGAGCAAGGCTTCCAGGGTTTTCTTGCGCAGCATCAGCTCCGGCACGATATCCAGCCGCTCACCCTCGCGCTGGCCGACGGCGCGCAGCTTCTTGAGCAGCGTCGAGGCCTCGAGCGGCAACGGCTCGGGCAGGGCTTCAGGCCATTGCGCAGGCGGCAGCGCTGCAGCCTCGCGGATCAGTTGCAGCAGGGTTTCGCCATCCTGACGCACGGTTTTCGGATGCATGTCCTCGATACGCGCCAACGCCACCAGATTGTCCGGCTGGGTGCGCGCCAGCGGCCACAGCGAGTGCTCACGCAGCACGCGGTTGCGCGGCTGATTGCGCGCCCGCGCCTC
This region of Pseudomonas wenzhouensis genomic DNA includes:
- a CDS encoding YcgL domain-containing protein; amino-acid sequence: MKRICSIYKSPRKNEMYLYVLKAEALTRVPEGLLAVFGPPAHAFDLVLSPERQLAREDISLVLENLEKQGYHLQMPPPEEEYIQHLPDELLRRNDPV